One part of the Ornithodoros turicata isolate Travis chromosome 2, ASM3712646v1, whole genome shotgun sequence genome encodes these proteins:
- the LOC135385119 gene encoding endothelin-converting enzyme-like 1 — MADTSSTARLTDDNQFSIAESEPFIYESLAYPMKNYNSEPPQVFAQPPYSEDAFAGAGQWYVPPSASYHSVIPRGYQQSAGHVIPMTHDIPTDIPSRYVASQMDYPVQPFPVHDVYRHIFKRPQELDTGAKRKLNWGNLGWLLLAFSLVLVLVFLLLGISTRMIREPGEYKVDGNALSVVKNLPTLPSSSRAPNTDPWTSRRDTEVVTCTSDVCQWEGKYLNGNLNYSVNPCVDFYSHVCSAKWYSGKRALGVYTSRASGAVLRSLRDFLKSVRANFSSNSFLNQAAAFSRGCMSRPSDSAWPIFGSILSDLGIAGWPLRIDLPETRPHDVARVMDKLLGTSTFVTVSLHQRSWDNKVELHVDSPPIFLRRFLAVAPKRDNVTYTEYVYKVLSLREEVSDKALELATEIVKLEEAMSDAAAPSSGNLPVVQATRPLNSFKTLPNWDWTQYFSYFIQGTPRLVLGKISILDRNYIDQLAVILTNVRQRTLINYIGYRLIIYMSPLLPAGRTHFILPISHPVQTTRGVPERLAACMFMLERVYPFGVRALTWSAMMRKSKSLHLDSLGDDFRRIRDVVRYEMKRAAVSAPWLNNNESHVATSKVDGMKIELIPRKELLALPAMTFQKDVPVRGRVLLAYYKLLRFVHTQYWTSGDRTHFHDPIIPRESVFQPGSFYDHQRNVLTLSPATVAFVARISHYFEATSVPFLLTPIVRGMFAAMDGRSTSVDVDGGVHKLLSMNSQGRFLTRAKCVQETFLRGAKALTKNDGDESLFLYENVADGAALQPLYNVFLKFAHRKNNLGIVRGLRGDVTMQRLFFLNYASMFCEHARSGMHLKKVLQRKAFVPGMLRVNGPLKRFKAFAKVFECAYDTPMNPNHSCTLW, encoded by the coding sequence ATGGCAGATACCTCGTCTACTGCACGGCTCACAGATGACAACCAGTTCTCCATCGCAGAATCGGAACCCTTCATCTACGAATCGCTCGCTTATCCAATGAAAAATTATAACTCGGAGCCTCCCCAGGTCTTCGCCCAGCCTCCATACAGCGAGGACGCCTTCGCTGGTGCCGGACAATGGTACGTGCCACCATCAGCAAGTTACCATTCCGTTATTCCGAGAGGCTACCAACAAAGTGCAGGTCACGTCATTCCAATGACGCATGACATACCAACTGACATACCCTCACGTTATGTCGCGTCCCAAATGGATTACCCAGTGCAGCCATTCCCGGTGCACGATGtgtaccgacatattttcaagAGACCTCAGGAGCTCGATACCGGAGCAAAGCGCAAGTTGAACTGGGGAAATCTAGGCTGGCTCCTCCTTGCTTTCTCTTTGGTCTTGGTCCTTGTTTTCCTCCTTCTGGGAATCTCAACTAGGATGATACGGGAACCAGGGGAATACAAAGTGGATGGTAATGCGTTATCCGTCGTCAAAAACTTGCCAACGCTACCGAGCTCAAGCCGTGCTCCAAACACGGATCCGTGGACGTCAAGGCGAGATACAGAAGTCGTGACATGCACATCCGATGTTTGTCAGTGGGAAGGAAAATACCTGAACGGGAACCTGAATTACTCAGTAAATCCTTGCGTTGACTTTTATTCCCACGTATGTTCAGCGAAGTGGTATAGTGGTAAAAGAGCGCTGGGCGTGTACACGTCTCGAGCATCCGGTGCAGTCCTCCGTAGCTTGCGGGACTTCCTGAAGAGCGTACGGGCCAACTTCTCTTCAAATTCGTTCCTGAATCAGGCTGCCGCCTTCAGTCGTGGCTGCATGAGCAGACCGAGCGACTCCGCGTGGCCAATATTTGGCTCCATTCTGTCCGACCTGGGCATAGCAGGATGGCCTTTGCGCATTGACTTGCCGGAGACGAGGCCCCACGACGTCGCCAGGGTGATGGATAAGCTATTAGGAACGTCTACGTTCGTGACCGTGTCGCTTCATCAGCGATCGTGGGACAACAAAGTGGAGCTCCACGTCGACTCGCCGCCGATTTTTCTGCGGCGGTTTCTGGCAGTCGCACCGAAACGTGACAACGTGACGTATACTGAATACGTTTATAAGGTGCTGTCGCTTCGGGAAGAAGTATCGGACAAGGCGCTAGAACTCGCGACTGAGATAGTAAAGCTGGAGGAGGCGATGTCAGATGCTGCGGCTCCTTCGAGCGGAAACCTACCAGTCGTTCAGGCTACAAGACCCTTGAATTCATTCAAGACGTTGCCGAACTGGGACTGGACGCAATATTTCTCGTACTTCATCCAAGGGACACCGAGACTAGTTCTGGGAAAAATCTCCATTCTCGACCGGAACTACATTGATCAACTCGCTGTTATCTTAACTAATGTTCGTCAGCGAACTCTGATAAACTATATCGGCTACCGTTTGATCATCTACATGTCTCCCCTACTTCCAGCTGGTCGGACACACTTCATACTTCCGATAAGCCACCCAGTTCAAACAACGAGAGGTGTACCAGAAAGACTGGCAgcgtgcatgtttatgcttgaACGTGTCTACCCTTTCGGCGTTCGAGCGTTAACGTGGTCAGCGATGATGCGAAAGTCCAAGTCATTGCACCTTGACAGTCTAGGAGATGACTTCAGAAGGATACGGGACGTAGTACGGTACGAAATGAAGCGAGCTGCTGTGTCAGCCCCGTGGTTAAACAACAACGAGTCTCATGTTGCTACTTCCAAGGTGGACGGTATGAAAATTGAGCTTATACCTCGTAAAGAACTGCTAGCTCTGCCGGCTATGACGTTCCAGAAAGACGTTCCGGTGCGGGGACGAGTGCTTCTGGCGTACTATAAGCTGCTTCGTTTCGTACACACGCAGTACTGGACAAGCGGGGACCGCACTCACTTTCATGATCCGATAATCCCGAGGGAGTCTGTATTCCAACCAGGATCCTTCTACGATCATCAGCGCAACGTGTTGACGCTTTCACCAGCTACCGTAGCGTTTGTGGCAAGAATTTCTCACTACTTCGAGGCGACCTCGGTTCCCTTTCTTTTAACACCGATCGTTCGCGGCATGTTCGCTGCAATGGACGGTCGTAGCACTTCTGTAGACGTCGACGGAGGGGTCCACAAGTTGTTGTCCATGAACTCTCAAGGAAGATTTCTGACTCGCGCCAAGTGCGTTCAAGAAACGTTCCTCCGTGGGGCAAAGGCGTTGACGAAGAACGACGGCGACGAATCGCTGTTTCTTTACGAGAACGTGGCAGATGGCGCTGCTCTACAACCGCTGTACAACGTCTTCCTGAAATTCGCTCATAGGAAAAATAACTTGGGCATCGTGCGAGGACTTCGTGGAGACGTGACAATGCAGCGGTTATTTTTCCTCAACTACGCCTCCATGTTTTGCGAACATGCGCGCAGTGGAATGCACTTGAAGAAGGTGCTCCAGCGCAAGGCATTCGTTCCGGGGATGTTAAGAGTGAATGGTCCGTTGAAAAGATTCAAAGCTTTCGCCAAGGTGTTCGAATGCGCGTATGATACGCCTATGAATCCAAATCATTCTTGTACATTATGGTGA